The genomic window GAAGAACTTGGACATGGCTGTTTCAGGCAGCTGAAGTCAAAGGGAATAGGAACGGGAAGCAGGGACAGTAAGTGAAAGGGCCCTTGGCCAATAGACCTCCTCCTTTGGACCAGAGGAAGGACTTGGCTTTGACCTAAGAGGAGCCCCTTCTGGTGGCCATCTCCCTCCGGTCCTTTATTGTCTTTCATggttttccccctccctttcttttcttttccccctttagCAAATTTCAATTGTCCTAGGAGAAAAGGTGGCTGTCATGTCCGAAAGCCCAGTCGAGGTGCTGAAGGAGTTGGTGACCGCTGCCGAAGGGAAGCTGCTGACCTGGGCAGGGAAAGCGGGTGGAACTGAGGCATAGGTGGTGGCCACTGAGGGCGAGGGGAAGCCACTGTGCGCAGGAGATGGGTAGGTAGAGGAGCCAGGAGAGGAGTAGGAGGTGGGCACTGGGGACGGAAATGAAGTGGCGGCGGGGGATGGGTAAGAGGTAGCCACTGGGGACGGGTAGGAAGAGAGGGACGAGGTGGCCGAAGAGGCGACAACACTTTTGTCTGCTTTCTTGTCCTTCTGTCGTAAGTGGATTTTGGTATGCCTCTTGCGTTCATCGCTCCTGGCAAACTTTCTCCCACAAATGTCACAGGCAAAAGGCTTCTCGCCTGTGTGGGTGCGGATGTGGGTGGTAAGGTGGTCACTGCGACTGAAGTTGCGCATGCAGATTCGACACTGGAAGGGTTTCTGGCCTGTGTGGATGCGGATGTGGCGGGTGAGCTCGTCAGAGCGAGAAAAGCGGCGATCGCAGGACTCGACCGGGCAGGCGTATGGACGTTCGTGGGGGGGCGTCTTGCTGGGCCGGTTAGGGTACTTGCGCATGCGGCTGGGTTTGATGAGCTGGGACTGGTAGGTGGTATTAAGAGCCTTTAAGTCCTGGGAGCCCGACTGAGTGGCAAAGGCTTTAATAGTGGATAGTGGGGTAAGTGAAGGCTGCTGGGTACGGTTCTCCAGACCCTGGAAGGGCTTCTGGTCTGGGGTGCCCAGGCCCAGGTCTCCCTGTTGTTGTGGAAACAGATAGTCAGGGATCATGGGAACCTGGAAGCCACCCTTGgtggcagggtaggcaggaggcggGTACTGTAGGGCTGTGCCTGCCGAGGCGGGAAAGGCCTGGCTTTGGGGCTCAGGAAAAATGTCAGTGTTGGGAGTGGGAAAAGTGGGCGCAGCTGAGTAAATGGGGCTGCTGTCGTTGGAGGGCACTGCGCAGCTCAGGGGTGGGCTCTGGGACGCAGAGGAAGACGTTGAAGCCGCTGGAGAAGGTGCTGAGGACGAAGAGACCGGAGGATTGGACATGCTCACGAGGCCACTGACTAGGCTAAAAAGCGGTTCAGGCCACAAAGTGTTGCCACTGTTGGGTGCAGGCTCCAGGGAGAAGCGGCCAGTGTAGGTGATGGGAGGCAACCGAGTAGTTTGGCTGGAATAACTTGTCTCCACCATCGCCTTCTCGTTATTCAGAGCGATGTCCGAAAATGACTCTggtaggaaagagaggagagaggcctgATTACTGGAGAGCAATCACTGGACGGACGATGGGAACCGACGCGGCCAGGCAAGAGGTCGCCCGGCTACCACTGCTGTGGTTAATAATTGATAGCAGCAGATTGCAATGTTCCTGGACCTGCTCCAGTGGCAGAGACCATTTCAACATCTGACGCAAACAGAGAATCCCCCCTCTACTGCAGCTAGGAAAGCTCCGCAGCGAGGCTGCGCGGCGAGGGAATCCCGCCAGCACCCTAGTGGCCACAGCTAATGCGCGCCCCCTACCCTGGGCGGCAGGGACATCCCTGTTCACAGATTTCAGCCCTGCCTTGGGGACAAGCGGCAAGCCACGCAGCGCCGCTCGCGCGCGGGGGAGGGGGCAATCCTGCTCATCAAAACAaacccccctccctcctccaaccACCCACGCAGCTTGAGCTCTCCGTCCAAAACAAACGCTCTGCCCTCCGCGCACCACAAGGATggtggggcgggggcgggggggttATCCCCGGACATTTAACACAAGACCCCGGAGCCCTGTGGAATAGAGGGAACCCCAGGACCATGCCTAACGTCTAGGATCAAGTCTCTGCAGCAAAGGGCTGGACGTTAGGGTAGTCACTAAGGGGTATTCATCCTCGGCGCAGACCACCGCTTACCTGTGGTCAGGTGCTCGTAGGGCTGTTCGCCCGGCTCCCCCTGAGGATTGAAGgcgctgctgccgctgctgctgccgccCCCACTACCGcccccgctgctgctgctgctgctgctgctgttgctgttacCGCCGCTGCCCTCTGGGGCTCCGGCAGCACCGAGGAACTGGGGAGCCCCGTTGCTCAGCAGCATCATCTCCTCCAGTTTGGGGTAGTTGTCCATGGTGGGTGAGTGAGGAAAGGAGCCGAACGGGTCAGAGATCTGCAGTGGGGACATCAACTGCATCTCGGCCTTGGCCGCTGCCATCCCGGACGAGCGAGCTGGAGAGCTGATGTTGGGCGGTGGGCGCAGC from Microtus pennsylvanicus isolate mMicPen1 chromosome 4, mMicPen1.hap1, whole genome shotgun sequence includes these protein-coding regions:
- the Egr1 gene encoding early growth response protein 1; translation: MAAAKAEMQLMSPLQISDPFGSFPHSPTMDNYPKLEEMMLLSNGAPQFLGAAGAPEGSGGNSNSSSSSSSSGGGSGGGSSSGSSAFNPQGEPGEQPYEHLTTESFSDIALNNEKAMVETSYSSQTTRLPPITYTGRFSLEPAPNSGNTLWPEPLFSLVSGLVSMSNPPVSSSSAPSPAASTSSSASQSPPLSCAVPSNDSSPIYSAAPTFPTPNTDIFPEPQSQAFPASAGTALQYPPPAYPATKGGFQVPMIPDYLFPQQQGDLGLGTPDQKPFQGLENRTQQPSLTPLSTIKAFATQSGSQDLKALNTTYQSQLIKPSRMRKYPNRPSKTPPHERPYACPVESCDRRFSRSDELTRHIRIHTGQKPFQCRICMRNFSRSDHLTTHIRTHTGEKPFACDICGRKFARSDERKRHTKIHLRQKDKKADKSVVASSATSSLSSYPSPVATSYPSPAATSFPSPVPTSYSSPGSSTYPSPAHSGFPSPSVATTYASVPPAFPAQVSSFPSAAVTNSFSTSTGLSDMTATFSPRTIEIC